The genomic region AGTAAACTTACCTGGGCAGAACGCCAACCGAACAAGATcatgtcatcttcttcctccttgGGCAACCCTAATCGAATACCCTTGTTTGGTCACTGCCCACACCCTTGCTCGTGGTTGTCGTCCATCCAAAGTTCAGCTTAATGTTCGCTGTACCTGTAAACGGCCGGAAAAGTTTGCATCTGTATTCCATTGGCGAAGGGATATATCACGATTAAGTTGAAACAGCTGGTTAGTTGAAGGGTTAGGGTTACGATTCACTTCCATTGGCATTGAATTGAAGGATTTTACCAGACGGGGAGGGCAAGCAACACCAATTCAATGCTCTCATCAATTGTATCATCAATCTTCAGTTACTCAAGGGCGAAACAATTGCAATCGATTGAAACAATAATATTCAGTGAATCATCAACTAAATCACTAATCTTTAACTTGCCTTCAGCATTGAAACCTCTTTGAAAAAGTCGTTGAAACCTCATTGAATATGGGCAGAATTGGGGCAGTGGATGAAAAATGGGGAAATAAAGCATGACCTTTGAGATGGCGTATTAAAATTGAAAAGGAAATTACATTTTTATCCTTAGAATCAAATCACTAAAATACCAAGTGTCTTAAATCTTTGGATAATGTGCAATTTTACCCTCTCTAAAATAGCTTGTCTCTCTTGTACATTTGGCTTCAAAACTTGTACACATGATAAAATTACCAAAAGAGTAAAAAACCCAGTTTACTTAATAagatagtatagatatagatatagattataaTACGTATTAAAGCACATCACGGTGCTATAGTACATGTCTTTCATTTTGTTTTTAATTACAATAATACCATCTACACTCATgtatttaatttttctttttatgACATCTATGTAATTTACTCAATTTTTTTTGGCATTTGTAACCATCGTAAAAGACATTTTATTCTTTCTATTTTCTCACCCTCTGAGTCTTAATAAATTTATCACACCTCCTATGAACattaataatgttttttttactCTTTTAAAACCGCATTACACTACAACCCCCGAACTTTTAAAAAGTTACCGTTTCATCTTTTTATATATAGTTTCAAATAATATTAATTTATGTTATTGTACATAAAATTTGTAATTGAAATTGGAACATAAATGGTTATCAATAACTAGACTTTTAATTACTATGATTAAACCTAGTTATAATGATTTATAATCTAGTCACTAGTATAAACATTCTTATTTGGAATCACCATGATAGCATCACAATGAAATCAAACAAAATGAGACCTTAATATGTTACCTTTTGATAAACACAATTACACATTAATAAATATTAATAATGAAATCAAACACATGGAAATAAATTGATGTCAAATGTCTTATATTCATCCATGAATGAACCTTTCCTAAGCAGCACAACCTCCACAAACAATGTCCCTGCAATCAACACATTACATTATTAACATCAAAAGTATATTACAAATCGAAATAAACGGTTTATAATACGAAACCTCAAATTATCTATTCATTTTTTTCCGCCCATAAATAATCAAATAAGTAGGTTTAGACAATACAATACTCACACGAATGAGCAACCATAGGTTTTGCGCCTTTTCATAGCCATAGCCGCCTCCTCCTTAATACGCCGCGGTTGTAGCACTGCCTTGATGGCGGAATCAAAAACCGCTTTAACATTCTAGCAAGTAGTTCGTCAACCCAAAAAGCGTCAAAAAACtaattcaaaattttaaacaaatttgGTTTTTAATGCTTAACATATATATAGCAAGTCTAGTACCTGTTGAGTCTTGGAGCTGCATTCTATATAAGCAACTGCACCTATTTGTTTCCTTAGTTCCTCCCCCTAAACATGAATAATTTCATTAGAGTTCAGTTTGACTTTTATGAGTCAAATCCATGAAAGTCAAATAGATCAACATGTATTTGATTATGAAAAGATTGATGAATTAGAACCTCTGAATATGTTATAGCATTATAACTCGTATGATCGGATAAATATCCCTTGTCATCACGAAGATCTGGAAacaaaaattcagaaaatattcCGTGATCTTGGATTATATGCTTGCTTTTCGAGATTCCTAAATTGCCAAAACATGTATAAGAAAATTTAATATTGTGTACCTAGTTTAGTCCCGACGAGCACAACTGGAACATTGGGTGCGAATCTTCGAAGCTCAGGCATCCACTATAAAaagattaaaattaaaaaaaaatatataaaaaaatcaataataATCATCAATTTGAAGATGGGGTCTTTTCTTTTTCAAGATTCTTTAAATGTTGAAGAATTTGAAATCAGAAAGACCCACTTTATATTTTGAACATTATGTTAATTTCCTTTTTAAATTTATTCTTTAATTATTAGCGCTTTTTTTTTCGTAAACGGGCCATTTATGAAACCAACTGTTTTACTGGTCCACTAGTCGGACTGGTTTAAAAAACCGGAAGGTATGATAAACAATTTAATAATTAATACAAAACATGAAACTACTATATCTTTTGGTGTGAATTTGTAACGTTaacaatatataaaatataaagtaacaaataaataagtaaatgcaagatttttgcgaaaaataaaaaaagaaaacattaaaaaaaatgaaattctGGTCCAACCACCGATATGGTTTGTCGCTTTAACTGGTCTAGCCGGCGCAAATGAAGATGGTTCAAAAGTATTCAACTAGACCGATTGTGTAGGCGGTTCCCACCGATCCAGTTGAGTTATGATAACATTGGTTGTTAGCTTTTAACTTGATATATTAAAAGAGGGTACCTTCTTGAGGACATTTTCATAGCTTGCTCTACTGATTAAAGAAAAAGCCAACACAAAAATGTCTGCACCTCTGTAGCTTAATGGTCTTAATCTGCTATAATCTTCTTGACCTAAAAATCAAAACTTTATTGTCAGAAAGAAAGAAAGTAAACCATAACAAGttaaaaacacaaagaaagactgtaaattttgaatctttaatatatatatatatatatatatatatatatatatataccagcAGTATCCCAAAGTCCCAAATTTATAATACTTCCATCAACAGCCACATTGGCACTGAAATTGTCAAATACTGTAGGAATATAGTCCTGCAAATAAACCCTAAAAATGAGTAAACTGTAAAAGAGCCAAAAAGATTCAAACTTGAATGCAAGAAACCAAATTTTTTATCAAACCAACAAGCAACCATCAAGAAAATGGAGTTTATTTACATTTTTGTGAGATACCCATAAATAATTAAGAGCAATAAAGGGTATATAAGTCTGATTTAAGAGTAAAAGAGCCTAAAGATACAACCTTTAATGCATATAACCCCAAAATTTTAACAAACCAACAAGCAATCATCAAGAAAATGGAGTTTATTTACATTTTGTGATATACCCATAATTAATTAAAGGGTATATAAGTCTGATTAGCAAGAAAAGAGCCTAAAGATACAAACTTTAATGCAAGAAAGCCCAAAATTAGAGCAAACCAACAAGCAATCATCAAGAAAATGGAGTTTTTTTACATTTTGTGATATACCCATAAATAATTAAAGGGTATataagggcatgtttgggtaagcttattgaaacaacttattgacttattggcttcttggaaaagtcaggattttgtgacttattgacttattggctttttcccctcacatacaccctctttgccaaacatcattttagagcttatgacttttcaaaaagccaataagtcaataagttgtttcaaaaagcttacccaaacatgccctaagtCTGATTTTCAAGAAAAGAGCCTAAAGATAGAAACTTTAATGCAAGAAAGCCCAAAATTAGAGCAAGCAAACCAACAAGCAATTATCAAGAAAATGGAGTTTAGTTGCATTTCTTGATATACCcacaaaaaatcaaaaacagtaaagggtgtgtgtgtgtgtatatatatatatacaaacatgtagagagagagagaagttagagagagagagactgacAGTGGGGAACTTGTTACTGGTATAACAA from Helianthus annuus cultivar XRQ/B chromosome 10, HanXRQr2.0-SUNRISE, whole genome shotgun sequence harbors:
- the LOC110886917 gene encoding rac-like GTP-binding protein ARAC7 isoform X2; translation: MGISQNDYIPTVFDNFSANVAVDGSIINLGLWDTAGQEDYSRLRPLSYRGADIFVLAFSLISRASYENVLKKWMPELRRFAPNVPVVLVGTKLDLRDDKGYLSDHTSYNAITYSEGEELRKQIGAVAYIECSSKTQQNVKAVFDSAIKAVLQPRRIKEEAAMAMKRRKTYGCSFVDIVCGGCAA
- the LOC110886917 gene encoding rac-like GTP-binding protein ARAC7 isoform X1, which encodes MSASKFIKCVCVGDGAVGKTCMLICYTSNKFPTDYIPTVFDNFSANVAVDGSIINLGLWDTAGQEDYSRLRPLSYRGADIFVLAFSLISRASYENVLKKWMPELRRFAPNVPVVLVGTKLDLRDDKGYLSDHTSYNAITYSEGEELRKQIGAVAYIECSSKTQQNVKAVFDSAIKAVLQPRRIKEEAAMAMKRRKTYGCSFVDIVCGGCAA